One stretch of Pseudomonas fluorescens Q2-87 DNA includes these proteins:
- a CDS encoding ABC transporter ATP-binding protein encodes MSAMQTSEGRIDIRQLSIVLGQGTQAFEAVQGLDCQIEAGQFVCVLGPSGCGKSTLLGALAGHLQPRTGALNVDGLPVSGPSPQRGMVFQQHTLFPWRSVRDNVAFGLKMRGLGKAERHRAADEILALVGLEGFAGHWPDQLSGGMQQRVEIARVLVNRPRLLLMDEPFGALDALTRLNMQELLLDIWTRIRTTVVFVTHDIDEALFLADRLLVMSPRPGRIIEDLRLDFPRPRTTELVTRPEFARLKRHCLELLRHEEGRQLPRLNPLGLPSETSLPRFAL; translated from the coding sequence ATGAGTGCAATGCAAACGTCGGAGGGGCGGATCGATATCCGTCAGTTGTCCATTGTTCTCGGCCAAGGTACCCAAGCCTTCGAAGCCGTCCAGGGCCTCGATTGCCAGATCGAGGCGGGCCAGTTCGTCTGCGTCCTGGGGCCGTCCGGCTGCGGGAAGTCCACGTTGCTCGGCGCCCTGGCCGGGCATCTGCAACCGCGCACCGGCGCCCTGAATGTCGACGGCCTGCCAGTGTCCGGACCTTCGCCCCAGCGGGGCATGGTGTTCCAGCAACACACGTTGTTTCCCTGGCGTAGCGTGCGCGACAACGTCGCCTTCGGCCTGAAGATGCGTGGCCTGGGCAAGGCCGAGCGGCACCGGGCCGCCGATGAAATCCTTGCCCTGGTGGGCCTTGAAGGGTTTGCCGGGCACTGGCCGGATCAGCTCTCGGGGGGCATGCAGCAACGGGTGGAAATCGCCCGGGTGTTGGTCAATCGGCCACGGCTGTTGTTGATGGATGAACCCTTCGGCGCGCTGGATGCGTTGACCCGGTTGAACATGCAGGAACTGCTGCTGGATATCTGGACGCGCATCCGCACCACCGTGGTGTTCGTGACCCACGATATCGATGAGGCGCTGTTCCTGGCCGATCGCTTGCTGGTGATGAGCCCGCGCCCCGGACGAATCATCGAGGACCTGCGCCTGGATTTCCCCCGACCACGCACGACCGAGCTGGTCACCCGCCCTGAATTCGCCCGTTTGAAGCGCCACTGCCTCGAGCTGCTGCGCCATGAAGAAGGCCGGCAACTGCCGCGCCTCAATCCTCTCGGGCTTCCCTCTGAAACCTCCTTGCCGCGATTTGCCCTATGA
- a CDS encoding HEAT repeat domain-containing protein, translated as MTSLFEDTDNDDILTLQPRLTDEDPGVRRIALIELADLEEPEGLLWLVDRLAQDPSAEVRAEAARLLEAWEDAPVVAALCQALTDPCATVQAAAAQSLSLLKSEAAGRVILPWAVHGDVSVRVAAFRALRELRLADAAPAAIAALADGDASVRREAVGVLGWLKHLDALPALARLASDDPDSDVRRAATGALGLASDAQVLPALRQALQDPAWAVREEAATTLGKVGHADAGPALIDALGDDYWQVRLRATRSLGRLRYAPALPALIETLDHRISNLRKEAALALGELADPNAIPALQAAQDDGDPEVRKAVRIALGQLQ; from the coding sequence ATGACCTCTCTATTCGAAGACACCGACAACGACGACATCCTCACCCTGCAACCGCGTCTCACCGACGAGGACCCGGGCGTGCGCCGCATCGCCCTGATCGAACTGGCCGACCTTGAAGAGCCCGAAGGCCTGCTGTGGTTGGTCGATCGCCTGGCCCAGGACCCCAGCGCCGAAGTGCGGGCCGAAGCCGCGCGATTATTGGAAGCCTGGGAAGACGCCCCGGTGGTCGCGGCGCTGTGCCAGGCCCTGACCGATCCGTGCGCGACCGTGCAGGCCGCCGCCGCCCAGAGCCTGAGCCTGCTCAAGAGCGAAGCGGCGGGGAGGGTGATCCTGCCTTGGGCCGTCCATGGGGATGTCAGTGTGCGCGTCGCGGCGTTCAGGGCTTTGCGCGAGTTGCGTCTGGCCGACGCCGCGCCGGCAGCCATCGCCGCCCTGGCCGATGGCGATGCCAGCGTACGCCGCGAAGCGGTCGGCGTACTGGGCTGGCTCAAGCACCTCGACGCCTTGCCGGCCCTGGCCCGGCTTGCCAGTGACGACCCGGACAGCGACGTGCGCCGCGCCGCCACCGGCGCCCTCGGCCTGGCCTCGGATGCGCAAGTCTTGCCGGCCCTGCGCCAGGCGTTGCAGGACCCGGCCTGGGCGGTGCGCGAAGAAGCCGCCACGACCTTGGGCAAGGTCGGCCACGCCGATGCCGGCCCGGCGCTGATCGACGCGCTGGGCGACGATTATTGGCAAGTGCGCCTGCGTGCCACCCGCAGCCTCGGCCGCTTGCGCTACGCCCCGGCGTTGCCGGCCCTGATCGAAACCCTGGACCATCGCATCAGCAACTTGCGCAAAGAAGCGGCCCTGGCCTTGGGCGAGTTGGCTGATCCCAACGCGATCCCGGCCTTGCAGGCAGCCCAGGACGACGGCGATCCCGAAGTGCGCAAAGCCGTGCGCATTGCCTTGGGCCAACTGCAATGA
- a CDS encoding DUF971 domain-containing protein → MNPLAIGNSKGKGQLKLDWPDGREQHLDHAALRRHCPCSQCRAFRLKGLTVQVDPRIRVVEVNAQGYGVQLVFSDGHERGIYPWAYLAELEN, encoded by the coding sequence ATGAATCCCCTGGCGATTGGCAATTCCAAGGGCAAAGGGCAATTGAAGCTCGACTGGCCCGACGGCCGCGAACAACACCTGGACCACGCGGCACTGCGCCGCCACTGCCCATGCTCACAATGCCGGGCGTTTCGCCTGAAAGGGCTGACGGTCCAGGTCGACCCACGGATCCGAGTGGTTGAGGTCAATGCCCAGGGATATGGAGTGCAATTGGTCTTCAGTGACGGGCACGAGCGCGGGATTTATCCATGGGCGTACCTGGCGGAGCTTGAAAACTGA
- the lexA gene encoding transcriptional repressor LexA gives MYSMTTLTPRRTAILTFIRERIAEQGQSPSLAEISEAFGFASRSVARKHVLALTEAGFIEVNPHQARGIRLLNQPPRPELLDVPVLGRVAAGRPISADAEVHSRLMLDPAMFTRAPDYLLRVQGDSMIEDGILDGDLVGVQRTPQASNGQIVVARLDGEVTIKRFERIGERVRLLPRNPAYQPIIVEADQDLAIEGVFCGLLRQG, from the coding sequence ATGTACTCCATGACGACTCTCACCCCCCGCCGCACCGCCATCCTGACCTTCATCCGCGAACGCATCGCCGAGCAGGGCCAGTCTCCCAGCCTCGCTGAAATCAGCGAGGCGTTCGGTTTCGCCTCCCGTAGCGTGGCGCGCAAACACGTGCTGGCACTCACCGAAGCCGGTTTCATCGAGGTCAACCCGCACCAGGCCCGGGGTATCCGCTTGCTGAACCAACCGCCGCGTCCCGAGCTCCTGGACGTGCCGGTGCTGGGGCGAGTGGCCGCCGGACGGCCGATCAGCGCCGATGCCGAGGTCCACAGCCGCCTGATGCTGGACCCGGCGATGTTCACCAGGGCGCCGGATTACCTGTTGCGCGTGCAAGGCGACTCGATGATCGAAGATGGCATTCTCGACGGGGACCTGGTGGGCGTGCAGCGCACACCGCAAGCCTCCAACGGCCAGATTGTCGTGGCGCGCCTGGACGGCGAAGTCACCATCAAGCGCTTCGAACGCATCGGCGAGCGGGTGCGTCTGCTGCCGCGCAACCCGGCCTACCAGCCGATCATCGTCGAAGCCGACCAGGACCTGGCCATTGAAGGCGTGTTCTGTGGCTTGTTGAGGCAAGGCTGA
- the imuA gene encoding translesion DNA synthesis-associated protein ImuA, with protein MGAVVALDTLFNGGQVWKGRPAPPAASPQPTGHAALDAALPSGGWPEAALTELLIAAPGVGELQLVWPTLARLSAAGERIVLVAPPFVPYPQAWQSAGIDLRQLSVIRADERDALWATEQCLRSGSCGAVLCWPRQADDRAMRRLQVAAETGQTLAFAWRSIQEAINPSPAALRIAIDTRPAQLRVLKCRGGLARSAPIAFASLITQTGH; from the coding sequence ATGGGCGCTGTCGTTGCATTGGACACGCTGTTCAACGGCGGTCAGGTCTGGAAGGGCCGGCCTGCGCCGCCGGCCGCCAGCCCGCAACCCACCGGTCATGCTGCACTGGACGCGGCGCTGCCCAGCGGCGGCTGGCCGGAAGCGGCCTTGACGGAGTTGCTCATCGCCGCGCCGGGCGTGGGCGAGTTGCAATTGGTATGGCCTACCCTGGCGCGACTGTCGGCAGCAGGGGAGCGGATCGTGCTGGTGGCACCGCCGTTCGTGCCCTATCCCCAGGCCTGGCAGAGCGCCGGCATCGATTTGCGTCAGTTGTCAGTGATCCGCGCCGATGAGCGCGATGCCCTGTGGGCCACCGAGCAATGCTTGCGTTCGGGCAGTTGCGGCGCGGTGCTGTGCTGGCCCCGTCAGGCGGATGACCGGGCCATGCGGCGGCTGCAAGTGGCGGCTGAAACCGGCCAGACCCTGGCGTTCGCCTGGCGCTCGATCCAGGAGGCCATCAACCCGTCGCCGGCGGCCCTGCGCATTGCCATCGATACGCGACCGGCGCAATTGCGCGTGCTCAAGTGCCGGGGCGGACTGGCCCGTTCGGCGCCGATTGCCTTTGCCTCGCTCATCACACAGACAGGGCACTGA
- a CDS encoding Y-family DNA polymerase codes for MRWVCILFPQLALDAALRQRPDPDEPLALLTGPAQRRVLQAVNAQARALGLRPGQTMTAAQALSKGFATAEYDATQIEHWQQFLAAWAYRFSSQVSVHYPRTVLFEIESSLGLFGPWPVFEARLRAELTELGFRHRIVAAPNPVAARVLANAYDALVVPDSEALQACLGQMPVDRIGLEPDAALALSRMGLRRLDQVQALPRNTLARRFEAQVLKHLDALVGSRTLALSFYLPPDRFDVRIELNYDVQSHQALLFPLRRLTGDLAAFLCGRDSGVQRFDLHLEHAGLPDTLIKVGLLSAERDPSMLFELARGRLEQVQVEAPVRGFRLCAEDLPSFVPQRLELFDERPQQSLPWEQLRERLRARLGDEAVQGLGFRDDHRPECAWQMIPQLRPQVCPVREGVQRPGWLLDEPQALPPGQAHIFMGPERIETGWWDGADVRRDYYLIETRTGQRGWAYRTVGEDGPLWLQGWFA; via the coding sequence ATGCGCTGGGTCTGTATTCTCTTCCCGCAATTGGCGCTGGACGCCGCGCTGCGCCAGCGCCCCGATCCAGACGAACCCCTGGCGCTGCTGACCGGCCCGGCCCAGCGTCGGGTACTGCAAGCGGTGAATGCGCAGGCAAGGGCCCTGGGCTTGCGTCCCGGCCAGACCATGACGGCTGCCCAGGCCCTGAGCAAGGGGTTCGCCACGGCCGAATACGACGCGACGCAGATCGAGCACTGGCAACAGTTCCTGGCGGCCTGGGCCTACCGTTTCAGCTCCCAGGTCAGCGTGCATTATCCGCGCACGGTGCTGTTCGAGATCGAGTCGAGCCTGGGCCTGTTCGGGCCCTGGCCGGTGTTCGAAGCGCGGTTGCGGGCCGAGCTGACTGAACTGGGATTTCGGCACCGCATCGTCGCCGCACCGAACCCGGTGGCGGCGCGGGTGTTGGCCAATGCCTATGACGCCTTGGTGGTGCCCGACAGCGAGGCCTTGCAGGCGTGCCTGGGACAGATGCCGGTGGACCGCATCGGCCTGGAACCCGACGCCGCCCTGGCTTTGTCGCGCATGGGCCTGCGCCGCCTGGACCAGGTCCAGGCCTTGCCCCGAAACACCTTGGCACGACGCTTCGAAGCCCAGGTACTCAAGCACCTCGATGCGCTGGTGGGCAGCCGCACCCTGGCGCTGTCGTTCTATTTACCGCCGGACCGTTTCGATGTGCGCATCGAACTCAACTACGACGTCCAGTCCCACCAGGCGCTGCTGTTCCCGTTGCGGCGATTGACCGGTGACCTGGCGGCCTTTCTATGCGGCCGCGACAGCGGCGTGCAGCGTTTTGACTTGCATCTGGAGCACGCCGGCTTGCCGGATACGCTGATCAAGGTCGGCCTGCTCAGCGCCGAGCGGGATCCTTCGATGCTCTTCGAACTGGCCCGGGGCCGATTGGAGCAAGTCCAGGTCGAAGCCCCTGTGCGCGGCTTTCGCTTGTGTGCCGAAGACCTGCCGAGTTTCGTGCCCCAGCGCCTGGAACTGTTCGACGAACGTCCCCAACAATCCTTGCCCTGGGAACAACTGCGCGAACGGTTGCGGGCCCGGCTGGGGGACGAAGCGGTGCAGGGGCTGGGGTTTCGTGACGATCATCGGCCTGAATGCGCTTGGCAAATGATCCCTCAGCTTCGCCCCCAAGTCTGTCCGGTGCGCGAGGGCGTACAGCGTCCCGGCTGGCTGCTCGACGAACCCCAGGCATTGCCGCCAGGCCAGGCGCATATCTTCATGGGCCCGGAGCGCATCGAGACCGGCTGGTGGGATGGCGCCGATGTGCGTCGCGATTATTACCTGATCGAAACCCGCACTGGGCAACGTGGCTGGGCCTATCGCACGGTGGGCGAAGACGGGCCGCTGTGGCTGCAAGGGTGGTTCGCATGA
- a CDS encoding error-prone DNA polymerase, with the protein MSVEYAELHCLSNFSFQRGASSALELCRRAKEQGYQALAITDECTLAGIVRAWQAAKELDLHLIVGSEIQVENGPKLVLLVENLEGYQALCRLITRARRRSEKGRYRIVREDFDEPLPGLLALWVPDSKDGEVQGHWLQSIFAGRLWLAVQLHCGQDDRRRLADLLALAERLNLPAVASGDVHMHVRGRRALQDTMTAIRHHVTVAEAGQRLHPNGERHLRSRKDLADLYPRALLDETLDIAQRCTFDLSQLRYQYPRELVPEGHDSTSWLRELTERGMRRRWEAGVEDKVRTQIDTELKLIAELGYDSYFLTVQDIVSFARERHILCQGRGSAANSAVCYALGITEIDPSHTKMLFERFLSRERNEPPDIDVDFEHERREEVLQYVFQRYGRHRAALTAVVSSYHGAGAVRDVAKALGLPPDQVNALADCCGRWSDEAPPVDRLREGGFDPDSPVLRRVLGLTGQLIGFPRHLSQHPGGFVISEQPLDTLVPVENAAMAERTIIQWDKDDLDAVGLLKVDILALGMLSAIRRCFDLIAQYRGERHTLASLAKDDQATFQMISRADTIGVFQIESRAQMAMLPRLKPKDYYDLVIEVAIVRPGPIQGGMVHPYLRRRNGEEAITFPSPELKEVLGRTLGIPLFQEQVMQIAIVAADYTPGEADQLRRSMAAWKRHGGLEPHRERLAAGMKKNGYTPEFAAQIFEQIKGFGNYGFPESHAASFALLTYASSWLKCHEPAAFACALINSWPMGFYSPDQILQDARRHQLQIRPVDVRASDWDCSLEPMEGQQPAIRMGLRLVKGFRQEDARRIETARRQRAFCDVADLGERAQLDARAQAQLADAGALRGLAGDRHRARWEVAGVQKQLGLFAGLPSQEEPPVELPTPTVGENLFADYATLGTTLGPHPLALLRPELRARRCRSSRELQAVEHGRNVSVAGLVTGRQRPGTASGVTFVTLEDEFGNLNVVVWRDLAERQRKILVGSQLLRVDGRWESVGEVRHLIAGRLSDLTELLAGIQVHSRDFR; encoded by the coding sequence ATGAGCGTTGAGTATGCCGAGCTGCATTGCTTGTCGAACTTCAGCTTCCAGCGCGGCGCCTCCAGTGCCCTGGAACTCTGCCGTCGGGCCAAGGAGCAGGGCTATCAGGCCCTGGCGATTACCGACGAATGCACCCTGGCCGGGATCGTCCGGGCCTGGCAGGCGGCCAAGGAACTGGACCTGCACCTGATCGTCGGCAGCGAGATCCAGGTCGAAAACGGTCCGAAACTGGTGTTGCTGGTGGAAAACCTGGAAGGCTATCAAGCCTTGTGCCGGTTGATCACCCGCGCCCGGCGCCGCAGCGAGAAGGGCCGCTATCGCATTGTGCGCGAGGATTTCGATGAGCCCCTGCCAGGATTACTGGCGCTGTGGGTGCCTGATAGCAAGGATGGCGAGGTGCAGGGCCATTGGCTCCAGTCGATCTTCGCAGGGCGCCTGTGGCTGGCGGTCCAGTTGCATTGCGGGCAGGACGACCGCCGTCGGTTGGCGGATTTGCTGGCCCTGGCTGAACGCCTGAATCTTCCTGCCGTGGCCAGTGGTGATGTGCACATGCACGTGCGTGGTCGTCGTGCCTTGCAGGACACCATGACCGCCATCCGGCACCACGTCACGGTCGCCGAGGCCGGGCAACGCCTGCACCCCAACGGCGAACGCCATTTGCGCAGCCGCAAGGATCTGGCCGATCTCTACCCTCGCGCCTTGCTCGACGAGACACTGGACATCGCCCAGCGTTGCACCTTCGATCTCAGCCAACTGCGTTATCAATACCCCCGCGAGCTGGTGCCGGAAGGTCATGACTCGACGTCCTGGCTGCGGGAATTGACTGAGCGCGGAATGCGTAGGCGGTGGGAAGCGGGGGTGGAAGACAAGGTCCGCACACAGATCGACACTGAGTTGAAATTGATCGCCGAGCTGGGCTACGACAGTTATTTCCTCACCGTGCAGGACATCGTCAGCTTCGCTCGCGAGCGGCATATTCTCTGCCAGGGGCGCGGTTCGGCGGCTAATTCGGCGGTGTGCTACGCCTTGGGCATCACCGAAATCGACCCCAGTCATACCAAGATGCTGTTCGAACGATTCCTGTCCCGGGAGCGCAACGAGCCGCCGGACATCGATGTCGATTTCGAACATGAGCGTCGTGAAGAAGTCTTGCAGTACGTGTTCCAGCGCTACGGCCGTCATCGTGCGGCGCTCACGGCGGTGGTCAGCAGCTACCACGGCGCCGGGGCGGTGCGCGACGTCGCCAAGGCCCTGGGCCTGCCGCCGGACCAGGTCAATGCGCTGGCCGATTGCTGTGGACGCTGGAGCGATGAAGCTCCGCCGGTAGACCGCTTGCGTGAGGGAGGCTTCGACCCGGACAGCCCGGTGTTGCGTCGGGTGCTGGGCCTGACTGGGCAACTGATCGGCTTCCCTCGGCACTTGTCCCAGCACCCTGGCGGCTTCGTGATATCCGAACAACCCCTGGACACCTTGGTACCGGTGGAAAACGCGGCGATGGCCGAGCGCACCATCATCCAGTGGGACAAGGACGATCTGGACGCGGTCGGCCTGCTCAAGGTGGACATTCTGGCCCTGGGCATGCTCAGCGCGATTCGTCGTTGTTTCGACCTGATCGCGCAATACCGGGGCGAGCGCCATACCCTGGCGTCGCTGGCCAAGGACGATCAGGCCACATTCCAGATGATCAGTCGCGCCGACACCATCGGCGTCTTCCAGATCGAGTCCCGGGCGCAGATGGCGATGTTGCCCCGGCTCAAGCCCAAGGATTATTACGACCTGGTGATCGAAGTGGCGATCGTGCGGCCAGGCCCGATTCAGGGTGGGATGGTGCATCCCTACTTGCGTCGACGAAATGGCGAGGAGGCCATCACTTTTCCTTCGCCGGAATTGAAAGAGGTCCTGGGACGCACCTTGGGCATTCCGTTGTTCCAGGAACAAGTCATGCAGATCGCCATCGTCGCCGCCGATTACACTCCCGGTGAAGCCGACCAACTGCGCCGCTCCATGGCCGCCTGGAAACGCCATGGCGGGTTGGAGCCCCATCGAGAACGCCTGGCAGCGGGGATGAAGAAAAACGGCTACACCCCCGAATTCGCCGCGCAGATCTTCGAACAGATCAAGGGCTTCGGCAATTACGGCTTTCCCGAGTCTCACGCTGCCAGTTTCGCCTTGCTGACCTACGCCAGCAGCTGGCTTAAATGCCACGAACCGGCGGCATTCGCCTGTGCCCTGATCAACAGCTGGCCGATGGGGTTCTACAGCCCGGACCAGATTCTCCAGGATGCCCGCCGGCATCAACTGCAGATCCGCCCGGTGGACGTGCGCGCCAGTGACTGGGATTGCAGCCTTGAACCCATGGAAGGCCAGCAGCCGGCGATCCGAATGGGGCTGCGCCTGGTCAAGGGCTTTCGCCAAGAGGATGCCCGCCGTATCGAAACAGCCCGTCGGCAGCGGGCATTCTGTGACGTGGCCGACCTGGGCGAACGCGCGCAACTCGATGCCCGGGCGCAGGCGCAACTGGCCGATGCTGGAGCCCTGCGCGGCCTGGCCGGTGATCGCCATCGTGCGCGCTGGGAAGTGGCCGGGGTGCAGAAGCAGCTGGGCCTGTTCGCCGGATTGCCTAGCCAGGAAGAACCGCCCGTGGAGCTGCCGACACCGACGGTAGGGGAGAACCTGTTTGCCGATTACGCCACGCTTGGCACGACATTGGGGCCTCATCCGCTGGCCTTGCTGCGTCCCGAGCTGCGCGCGCGACGCTGCCGCAGCTCAAGGGAATTGCAGGCTGTGGAACATGGCCGCAACGTCAGCGTCGCCGGGCTGGTCACCGGACGCCAGCGCCCAGGCACAGCCAGCGGCGTGACCTTCGTCACCCTGGAAGATGAATTCGGCAACCTCAACGTGGTGGTTTGGCGCGACCTGGCCGAACGTCAGCGAAAGATCCTGGTGGGCTCGCAATTGCTGCGGGTCGACGGACGCTGGGAAAGCGTCGGCGAGGTCCGCCATCTGATCGCCGGACGCTTGAGCGACCTGACGGAGTTGCTGGCGGGTATCCAGGTGCATAGCCGCGATTTCCGTTGA